The nucleotide sequence ATCGCCAGGGGCGGCTCGGTCGTTGACCCGGCGCTGGTGCAGGAGCTCGTGTCCGCCCGGTGCCGGGACAACCCGCTCACGGCTTGGCGGCCGACCCGGGTCCGTTGGCGCTCGGGGGAGGCTCCGCTGCCGTGTCGGTCCGGTGGCGTCGCCACCGTGGTCGCCGGTCGGCCGCGGCGGCTGCCGCCTCGTGCTGGTCGATCTGTTGGACCAGTAGGACCTTGACCGCGGCCGCGATCGGGATTGCCATCAGCGCCCCCACCACGCCCAGGATGGCCGCGCCCAGCAGCGTGGCCAGCAGCACCGCCGCCGAGGAGATCTCCACCGAGTGGCTGAGGATCCGCGGGCCGATCAGGTAGTTCTCGATCTGCTGGTAGGCGAGCAGGACCAGGATGAGCACGACGGTGGTCGGCCACAGCGGGACGGTCAACAGCACCACCAGAACCGCGATCACCGAGCCAACCGGGTGGCCGAGCAGCGGGATGACGTCCAGCAGCCCGATAAGGATGGCCAGCGGCAGCGCGTAGGGAACCCTCAGCACGGCGAGGGTAATCCCGGCCACCACCCCGCCCATCAGGCCGATGGCCAGCCGGCCGATCATGTAGGTCCCGACCTTGTCGACCATGATGTCGACCATCGCGCCATACCGCGCCCGCCGATCCACCGTGAACAGGCGGACCACGCCTCGGCGTAGCCGGGGCAGGTCGAGCAGGAAGTAGACGGTGAACACCAGCACGGTCAGCACCGCGATCAGGCCGCCGACGATCCGGCTCGTCAGCCCCAGCGCCCCGCTAGCCAGCCGCCCAGGCAACTGGCCGACCACGCCTTCCAGGCGCTGGCTGAGGTGGTAGCGACTGTTGAGGTCCTGGTACCGACGTGAACGGTCGGCCAGCTGGGCCAAGTAGCTGGGCAGGGTGTGGACCAGGGTGGTGAACTGGCTGACCAGGTGCGGGATCACCGAGACCAGAAACGCGGCCAGGATGGCCACCAACACCACCAGGATCAGGGCGACGGCCAGCCCGCGGGGGCAACCCCGGGCAGTGAGCCAGCGTACGGCCGGGTCGAGGCTCACGGCCAGGAACATAGCCACCAGGACCAGGATCAGCAGGTTGCGTACAGACAGCAGGGCCTGGGCGGCGCCATAGGCCAGCAGCAGCCCCACGCCGACGAAAAAGCCCCAGCGGACCAGGGCGGCCGGGCGGATGCGGCCACCGGCCAGATCGGCTGGCGGCGACGCCGGCATCTTGGCGTCCAGGTCGCGGACCTCGGCCTCGGCGGACTCGTCGGATCGCTGCTCCACCTCGCACTCCTTGGTCCCTTCCCCTGGCCCGGGCGTTGGCGGCGTTGCCCGGCGCCTTGCATCCTGCCCGACGCAAAGCCGCCCAACCGCACTCCCAGCAGGACGATGAAGCGCACCAACGAGAGGCACAGCATCACTCGGGGCCGGGTCCGGGAGTCGACTACAACAATCCACCGCGACCTGATGAGGTCAGGGCAGCTGGTCGGCGCGGCGATGGCGCCGTGCCACCACCCGCAGCTGCAGCACCCGC is from Actinomycetes bacterium and encodes:
- a CDS encoding AI-2E family transporter, which translates into the protein MPASPPADLAGGRIRPAALVRWGFFVGVGLLLAYGAAQALLSVRNLLILVLVAMFLAVSLDPAVRWLTARGCPRGLAVALILVVLVAILAAFLVSVIPHLVSQFTTLVHTLPSYLAQLADRSRRYQDLNSRYHLSQRLEGVVGQLPGRLASGALGLTSRIVGGLIAVLTVLVFTVYFLLDLPRLRRGVVRLFTVDRRARYGAMVDIMVDKVGTYMIGRLAIGLMGGVVAGITLAVLRVPYALPLAILIGLLDVIPLLGHPVGSVIAVLVVLLTVPLWPTTVVLILVLLAYQQIENYLIGPRILSHSVEISSAAVLLATLLGAAILGVVGALMAIPIAAAVKVLLVQQIDQHEAAAAAADRRPRWRRHRTDTAAEPPPSANGPGSAAKP